Proteins co-encoded in one Aquincola tertiaricarbonis genomic window:
- a CDS encoding Na+/H+ antiporter subunit C, translated as MEALMATGIGWVTACGLYLMLRGRSFPVVLGLTLLGYAVNVFIFAMGRLAIGVPPILREGVAIADPLPQALVLTAIVIGFATTGFVIEMALRSRDASGTDHVDGQEPRR; from the coding sequence ATAGAAGCCTTGATGGCCACCGGCATCGGCTGGGTGACGGCCTGCGGCCTGTACCTGATGCTGCGCGGCCGCAGTTTCCCGGTGGTGCTGGGCCTGACGCTGCTGGGCTACGCGGTCAACGTGTTCATCTTCGCGATGGGCCGCCTGGCCATCGGTGTGCCGCCCATCCTGCGTGAGGGTGTGGCGATCGCCGATCCGCTGCCGCAGGCGCTGGTGCTCACCGCCATCGTCATCGGCTTTGCCACCACCGGCTTCGTCATCGAGATGGCGCTGCGCAGCCGCGATGCCTCGGGCACCGACCATGTGGACGGCCAGGAGCCGCGCCGATGA